The Arachis hypogaea cultivar Tifrunner chromosome 16, arahy.Tifrunner.gnm2.J5K5, whole genome shotgun sequence genome contains a region encoding:
- the LOC114925494 gene encoding cytochrome P450 81E8-like, translating to MVISSASLAEECFTKNDIVLANRFRSPKTKHLTYNNTVVITSPYGDHWLNLCRICFLEILSTQRLNSFMGIRRDETARLIRSLSQGLGEGFTRVEVRLKLMSDGKS from the coding sequence ATGGTCATTTCCTCCGCCTCCTTAGCCGAAGAATGTTTTACCAAAAACGACATCGTCCTCGCGAACCGTTTCCGTTCCCCCAAGACCAAGCACCTAACCTACAACAACACCGTGGTGATAACTTCGCCGTACGGCGACCACTGGCTCAACCTCTGCCGCATCTGCTTCCTAGAGATCCTCTCCACTCAGCGTCTCAACTCTTTTATGGGAATCCGAAGGGACGAAACGGCGAGGTTGAtccggagcttgagtcaggggtTAGGCGAGGGTTTCACGAGAGTTGAAGTGAGATTGAAATTGATGAGTGACGGTAAGAGTTGA